In Streptococcus parasuis, the following proteins share a genomic window:
- the yidD gene encoding membrane protein insertion efficiency factor YidD, with amino-acid sequence MVRLLIGLVRLYQKWISPLFPPSCRYQPTCSNYMIEALNKHGLKGLLMGLARIGRCHPFVEGGDDPVPDTFSLRRNKQM; translated from the coding sequence ATGGTTAGACTATTGATCGGCCTAGTACGGCTTTATCAAAAATGGATTTCTCCCCTCTTTCCACCATCTTGTCGCTATCAGCCGACCTGTTCAAATTACATGATTGAAGCTTTGAATAAACATGGACTCAAGGGCTTATTAATGGGACTAGCTCGAATTGGTCGCTGTCATCCCTTTGTAGAAGGCGGCGATGATCCAGTTCCAGACACATTTAGTTTACGAAGAAACAAGCAGATGTAG